The DNA region AAGATATCCCGCCATTGGGTTGCCAAATCAAAAAGGGGTAATTCTTGACCCGGTACTTTTCTGTCTACTTGCGTGACGGTTGCAAGGTGTAATGGTTGTTCTTCCTCCCTTGAAATTCGCAAAACGGGGAGTTCTTCGTCCACCGCTACCACGACATTGAGAGATTCGGGGGATTCGTTGCGTTCGACAATTTCCCGCAGTACGGCTTCCACGCTTCCCAAACGCTGGATTAGGCTATCCTTATTCTCTTCGAGTTGTTCGCCAAAGGATGTCTCGACTGCAAGTTTAAACAGGGTTTGACCGTCGAGTTTAACAGGGGCATAAATGATATTGTTACTGCGGTTATAAGTAATTTGTTGGCGATTGAGCTGAGGCGTTCCTACGCTGGGTGCGGTTGTGGGAATCGGGAAGGGAATTTGAGCGGCTAAAGGGGAGGAAACCGCGATCGCGAGGAGAAAGGCAAATAAACCCATCAACCCCCAAGAACGCAGTTTGCATCTCCACCGCAAGTCTCGATTGCGCTTCATCATAAATTTGTTGAAGATTGATACTAGGAGAGTAAAAAGTCGCGCACGTTCTGTAAATAGGTTTCTGGCGCTTCTAACATGGGAAAGTGAGCGGTTTTGGGGATTTCCAAGTACTCGATTTTCTCATTCAATGCAGCCGCTTGCAGCCCCATTTCCGCCGGGATGATAATATCTTTTTCTCCGGACACGAGCAGGGTTGGGACTTGCAATCGCGCAAATTCTTGCGGCATCACATCCACCGCTTTTTTACTCACACAAGTGAAAATGGTTCCCAAGGCTGCGTCAAAATCGGCGAGCAAATAATCTTCCAAAAAGGCGTAGCGTTCGCGTTTGGGAATCGAGCGGTGCAAAAAACGAGCCATGAACGCGCGATCGGCAAAGGGAACTTTTAAAAACCAGCGATAGCGCCACTTCACCACATACGCGCCAAATTTATAAAAGG from Lusitaniella coriacea LEGE 07157 includes:
- a CDS encoding alpha/beta fold hydrolase; amino-acid sequence: MAVVNIRGVDHYYEWIAQSEELGKKPVLAFIHGWGGSARYWRTTAEALSDRFDCLLYDMRGFGRSPLPTSSLSLSYELEEYAEDFAILLDSLGIEQIYLNAHSMGASVATFFLNLYPEKVRRAVLTCSGIFEYDEKAFAAFYKFGAYVVKWRYRWFLKVPFADRAFMARFLHRSIPKRERYAFLEDYLLADFDAALGTIFTCVSKKAVDVMPQEFARLQVPTLLVSGEKDIIIPAEMGLQAAALNEKIEYLEIPKTAHFPMLEAPETYLQNVRDFLLS